AACATGTTTATCTTCTCCTTGGAAAGAGAgtggagacaggaagcagcaggattTATGGGAAAAATTGCCATTTGGacagttcatttatttatattagcCTGTCTCCGGGGGTTttacagaggaaaagaaacagacacagtAGAGAGGAAGAGTAAACGCACACAGCTGAAAGAGTTAAAGCTAACTTCAAAACATTGCcagtaaaataataacaattatcctaagtaaatacagaaaatcaattaaaatattaataatgtgtttatttttaattttaaaactactccttttacttttttttcttaccaatttaacagttttaaacaaaacaataagtAAATAGGTGCTGGGGAATTTTCCAAGTTTTATCAGTGTTGTGAAACTGTAATTCACACATGTGGAATACACTTTAAAAATGAGTTCTAATACACAACTGATCCATACTGATAGATTTAAGTCATTCACACTAACAGATGTTAGTGGTAAATCTGGCTCCAATGGTTCCACCACAATCACAAACCTTGTAAGTTATTCCTTTTGCCTGTAGTGTCTTAAGCTAATTTTGAGCTTATTATCCTCTCAATGtgctgcttttatttcattggCTACTCTTGACTATTCAAATTTGCACTTtatcatgaaaaacacagacattgaTTATTCATCAATCATCAACACACTATCTCAGGTCAAAATTACTATAATTAATATCTCTCTCATTGGTTTTAATAGACCAAGTCattcaaatctgaaaataaatgtatcgACGATAAATTTACTTTGGTTTGGTTTTAGATTCTGaatctttatttgtttctttgttgtgtgtctttatctGCGGCAGGATGTGGTTTCTACATTGCCTGGGCGGCTCTGTATAGGTGCAACCTGGATGTGATGGTTTGGAACGTGGTTTTTCTGGTGGTCAACTTCATGCACCTCTTCTACCTCCTGTACAAGCGAAGGCCAGTGAGTTCTACAGCAACAAGCTCTCCTACCCATTTCAACAGTCACTTCAAATTCAGGCCAGTCAGTGGTTTTTTTTCCAACCGAATTGAAATACTGAAGCAGACATTGGGGAAACAGAGTGTTTATTTATGCAGGGGCTCAGTGTTGAGTTTTTCTTGGCTGACTCTGGCAGGAAGCAGCTCATCCTCCTGGGTTCACTCCTGCTTTATGCTAATAAGATGCAGGTTGAATCAAATCCATGGGAGCCAccgggggaaataaaaaaaggggcCTCTAGCATGCTGATAGAATCAGACCAGGACTTTTCATAATGAGACAGGAGACTTGTCCTCCTCGGTCACTCCTCCAACTCACTGACTGTAATTtcacagcagcatcactgtAGTTTGATTTCACATCACAATCAACAACGAGTTacgtttgtgtctctgctcttgTCAGATTAAGATCGACAGGGAGCTGCGGTCGGTCTACAAGCGGATGTTTGAGCCGCTCCATGTGAAGGAGGCTCTGTTTCAGAGGCTCACGGGACAGTTCTGCACCATCCAGACACTGAAGAAAGGCCAGGCCTACGCTGCGGAGGACAAGACGTCCGTGGACGAACGCCTCAGCATTCTCCTCAAAGGAAAGTATGTGCTGCTTGTTTGGCTGTAGGTGCAGCTCTTATTCTTTGTCAACCATCTTTTATATAAAGTTTCGTTTGAGTCTGAGCATTTGAGTCAAATTGTAGGACTGACTTATACTGTACTGTCTGCATGCAACACAAACCTGGACTAAGTGgacttgttatttattattgattttaaCACAAAGATTTAGGGCTGAAATTCTAGAAGGTAAATAAATTAGGATTCAAAAGGTATCAATAAAAAATGCTAAAGATAGAATTGATTCAGCTTCTCTGTTTACTTATCTGCTTTTGTCAGTTTCATCATGATAAACTTAAATTCCATATTTATAGATCTCAGCTTGAATTTCAAACcttttaactgtttttgatGTCAAATTAATAACCCTCTGTTTAATTTGGAACTGCAAAGAAACCATACTTGTTAAAATCACTTTAGAAAACATTGCACTTTTGTAAAATTGTAAGATCCTAGTTTTGAATTGGCTCTTTCTCTGGGACAGGATGAAGGTGTCGTACAGAAACCATTTCCTCCACAACATCTACACCAACGCTTTCATtgattctccagagttcaggtCCACTCAGATGCACAAAGGAGATAAGTTCCAGGtaatatgaaaacagaaaaagaaatgacCAAACCCAATTTTTGCTGTTGTTAGTGAATTTCAAAGAATCAATTAAAAGAACACAAGGATTTTACCCGCCCTGCCATCCACACCGACCCTTAATGACTGTGAGGTGAAATGAataatgtgtcagtgttttaaTGAACGTCCTACTGCTCCTTCTGGTACAGTGATAGagcatataacatataacatgttgaaaaacaatGGTTTATTGTGATTGATTGGCAGGTGACCATCGTGGCTGAGGAGAACTGTAAGTTCCTGTGCTGGTCTCGAGAGAGGCTCACCTACTTCCTGGAGTCAGACACTTTCCTCAGTGAGGTGTTCCGCTACCTCATTGGCAAAGACATCACCAATAAACTGTACTCTCTGAACGACCCCACCCTCAGTGACAAGGTGGGTCGAGCTCCACTGTCAGACTCTAGATTTACCCTCTACCATAACTATTCATattgtggtgatgatgattatgatgaggatgaggaagatgacgGTGTTTGGATGTGACCCAGGCACTGAAGAAGATGGACCGTCAGCCCAGCCTGTGCTCGCAGCTGTCTATGATGCAGATGAGGAACAGCATGGCGAGCGCCAGCGACACCGATGATGTTCTGAACCAGATCCTACGAGGAGGATCTGCTGGATCGTCCGTCCGTAAGTCACATGCTCACCCAACTCAGTTGTTACTGAGTGTAGAGTTTCAAAGTGGTTCAATGTTTCTACATTTTTGACACTTGGAAGCAGCTATCTAAAATATCCACTTCTCCCTCAGCCAATATTTGTTGAACTGCAGTGACATCACTCAGTCAGTGAACAGATTGAAAGCATCATGTGCATTAGGAGGAGACACTCCAGCAAACCAAATGTTTGGATGTTCTTCTACCCGGCACACAGGCTAAAAGCACCTGCAGTGCATTGTTGCTCTTAAAAGTACTCTCTGAGCCCAGCAGAGCCACAGCATTTCTGTTCTGCATTAAGTTCTTAGTGTTTTAACTCAGCTACGAGTGGTGATGGATACACATGGGTTAGAGTTAGGGGCTGTTTTCTGCTTCCAGAATATCTGCTTGTACATAGATCCTCTGCTCTGTGAGTGTATGGACCTCCTTCTCAAGTGTGACTCATCGTTTGTCTTTTGTGACGTTGGACCCCTTCAATGAGCTGCCGAGCCAAGATCCTGAATTGTTTCTGTCTTTAAGTGTAAATATTCTTTCTAGAAAAATCTCCTGGCACCAAGGCCTCCAAGATGAACCCCATAGAAGAAGCCATGGAGGATGACGTTTTCAAAGAATCTGCTACCTCCGATTCTCAGCGTATGCCCAGCACGTCCACTGAGGAAGTGTAGTCCGCAGGGGACGAATGGACACAATCACAATTATTAAGTTGGTGTGTTTTTCAACCTAACATCCAGAGCCTGATTGAACGCCAACATGGCTGATTCTAACGAAATGTCAAAAGACATGTGTGTGGTCATGTAGAATTGTGTCTTCAATTTGTAGTTTCTCCACCATAGAGCACTGACAAGTTATATGTATGATGTAAAATGTCAGCACAAATCTTGATCACAATTCATTCAAATCTAAGTTATGAAAAGTTAATGTTTTTAAGTAAACAAATAATGTTGGTATACCTATTTTTATGAAAGTTGCGTCAGTTGATTAATTTGGCTCAATTATTgtgaagatggaggacatgacatcTCGGAAATGTGACGcaaaaacatctggatcaccccctggtggctggatggaGTATAGGCCCCAAATCCCACGTCCTCCCTGTTTTTCAGAAAATGGTCTCTTACATGCTAGGTTTTTATTAAggtatttgatgctataaaaagtGGGTGTGACCTTGTGATTGACATTGGTTATGGCTTCACTTCCGATCACACGGCACAGAATCTGGCTCTAAACTACATCAACAGTGCAAGATAGCGGCATATGTGTGCTGGAAATAATGGCTTAGTTTTTGTTcagttggaggaagtggagttgtgtcgtcaatctttatatacagacattGATTTGATCGCAGCCGAAGAAGATGGAACCAGAGATATTATATCTTTGTATTCCCTCATGGCAATCAATATCACATTCTTATCACGTTCTATTAACGACATATACGTATTTTCAAGTGATATATAAGTTACAGTATGCTAGAGTTCTTTGATCATCAAAAGAGAATGAGAGCAATTCCTTCTGGAGAACATAACTGATcagtttcttttctctgtgtgataAAAGCATTGATAAAAATCcattttgaatgtattttttgttttataagcACAAGCATACATCTCAACATCCACAAATAGCTTTTCTTAGTGTGGATTTTCTTCAGAAAATATTTTATCTGTGTGTTATATATTCTTGTTTAAATTTTTGTACTAGAAACcagtgcactgtgtgtgttcaataaacgtttgtttttaaatgtaatttgggAACTGAGTTGTAAAAAGGTATCCTAGTAGTGTAGTGCCCCCCTGTGGTCACAATGTGTGCTTATCTCATCACAGTAGGGTCTTGAACTAATTTATATTAATACAACactgaaacttaaaaaaataaaaattcattaaatcattttctgatgAGTAAAACAATATAACCACATTGGAACATGTGTCTTGTTTGAATGTTACATGTTAGAGGTGGAAAACTCATATAGGCGGAGTAGTGTGCACAACTGGTAGGAATTAGGATGCTCCACAAACAAGATTCAATTAGGAACATATTCCTAAATAGCACTTTTAGGAAAGATGTCTGCATGACATCTCCACCTGTGGGATAAACCTCTGAGGAGTCAGTCGAAAAGCTCATTACAAAAACTATACAAGCAAACTTTCCAGGGGAGGTCAAACCTGAAAAACTTAAGAGTACCCAAAAAGTAGGTTCACAGTGAACTTGTTGCCAGCTCTGTTCATCACTAACATTTTCCTGATCACAGAAAAAGCAGCAGTCTTTGGCGTGGGGTTAGCTAAAGTTAATCTCAACAGCCAATCCTCCATTTCTCATAATTGATGTTAGCCCTGAAtcacacaaaagaaatgttaCAGTTATGTTTAAACCATTTTGTTGCACAGTTGCAAATACATGGAGATGAAAACTACTTTTGCAGATTCAAAATAGGAAGATGAGGTCCCACTGCCATTTAAGAGTAAAAATAATATAACTAATGACAACAAGAATCTCACTAGAACTGGGGAGTGGTTTAtgtgtgtctccgtgtgtgtgtctgtccatgtAACTGCTACGTGTAGAAAGCAGCTAGGAGGAAGATACAAATTCAAcatcagaaaaagaaagactgaCAAGTGCAAATGACAAACTGTGACCTGCAAAACCAATCTAGatgcaaatgtatttgtgtgcttTACCCTGTACCACTTTCCCATTGAGATTACTACACATGAGTaaacattatattattttacattatattatatgtcTGACATCTGTTTTATGTTGTACTGAAcaattgtttctgttttttaaattaaacatgatgCGATTCGACCTCAGTCGGCAATAAAACCACTGCTGTTACCTTTTAAGGCAATGACCACTGAAACTACGTCTCCCACGCTGCATAGCGTATTTACGTCATCACAACAGGAAGTAACAGAGGCTTGGCCAGTCGCTATAGGTGAACGAGCAGTGAGGTGCTAGGAAAAAAATGAGTGTCGAGTAAATTACCATCCGTCGGAGACACTGTTCCTCTTCTGCCAGCGCCCATGGGCGAGGCCCGGGAGCGACACCGACACGTTAGGACCCACTGAGCCCGATGGTGAGGCGCTGTTCCTGAGGTTCTTCCCGGTGGACGTTCACATATGATGGAACGGGCGATGGAGCAGCTCAACGTTCAGCTCAGCCGGCTGACTCGGTCCCTCCGCCGGGCCAGGACAGTGGAACTCCCGGAAGGTAACAACACTGAATGTGGCTTCATGGGAATGtcagtgtgatgtcacagtcacagtggGGCGTCATGGTGAGGCGTTACATTCACGGTGAGTTGTAAGTGATGTCACAGGCACAAGTGAGGCGTCATGGTGAGGCGTTACATTCACGGTGAGTTGGCAGTTATGTCACAGTTACAGTGAGGCTTCACAATGATGTCACAGTAAGGCATCACAGCGATGCGTCATAGTCACAGTGAGGCATAACAGTGAGGAGCAGTAACACGTCATAGTGAGGTCACAATGAGGTTGAATCATGGGGTGAAATTGAGGTACCAATGATGTCACATTGAGGTTTTATGATGAGGTGAAGTCACTGTGCAGCCTCACTTTGATATTACTGTGACATCATTGTGACAactcactgtgacatcactgacaGATCACTGTGGCATCACTGTGAccgctcactctgacattttactgGGGCATCACTGGGATACCTCATTGTGATACCTCATGGTGACATCACTGTGATCCCTTAGTGTGACCTCACTGTGACAGTTGCAATCAAATCCCTGCCACAGTGTGATGTGATGGTGATTTCACAGTAATGTCAAAGTGAGACTCACAGTGATGAGGTGTTATACAAACGTCAGACTGGGTGATGATCACAGTGATTGTTACTATTTGTCACAGGCACTCTGTCAGCTGCACAGTAGTGTGTGTTCAATGTGTTGCACTATACATTGTTTGTGTCCGTCAGCttccacacacaaatacagcagTTTAAGTTTTGTTCAGTCTCACCTGACAACAGTAACTAGggctttataataaaaaaaatttaaatgatttccTACACAACGTCCTGTAGAACTTTGAGAACACATTTCTTTAGTCTGCAACATGACAAGCGCATGGTTTTTTGTGTCAtgttattatgacttagtaGGAGCAAATGAGCCACTGGAATGTGTGaaagatttatttaaacatcCCCATGTTTAGGTGTAAGAGTAGTTTGGAAGCCTTGCAGCATAAACAGATGTAATTACAAGTTTGTTAtgattgttcatgtgtgaatttagatttttggtGGCTGATACTGATATTAGGGAGCAAAGAAATTCTGATACATATATATCATCTTATACGTATGAttcctaataataaaaaacattgattgAGAATGGATATTTTTACCTTaaacttttttataaataacCATAAATTAAGAAGAAAACCCAAATACAactaaatatatagaacttggaAATAGTATATAAATTAACATACATCTTTCAAGCAAGAAACGTGTGTGTTCTTCTACATAAAAGTGTTCTTATCGGAACATATCAGCAAATATATACTCAGATAAAAACAGATACATTGGTTGGTCTCGAAACTAAACTGTAGCTTTTACCTCTGACAGCTGGAGCAGTGAGGAGAAGGAGCTCAAAGGTCAGACCTCCTCCTTCAACCCATATATCTCTATTAACAATTAATCTAACAACAGAGCCATGGTACACAAGGCTCTCCCATGGATCCCCCTCCACCTTCAGTAACAAACAACATCTAATGGCTGCGTGCTGTTTTGTGGAAAATCCATGTATAGTGTTTGCAAAAGGTGATGTAAGATCGCTGTCTGAAAGTGTAGCAAATGTGTGTCAGTAATGTGTTTTTACACTGTATCTTTGGCTACATCTAGTGGCAGCTACCAGGAACTAGAGGACATAAAGCTCCAGTTcaactcctcctccacatcagacacaacatgcaaatattcaaatttaaaaacactaaaacacaaaaaagggaATTTTCCGTTATGAGAGGCCACAACTGACAGATGACTGACAAAAGTCTCATTTAACAACTGATACCACTCAATCTAATAATCAATCGTTTAAgctataattaataataataatttcattgTTGTCGACTGACCCCACGACCTAAGTCCTATCATGCGCTGAAGTATAACATGAGGTCTGTTAATTTGACTGATGGTTTTATTTCCCTTCCACAGACAATGAAACTGCTGTGTACACTCTTATGCCAATGGTCATGGCTGACCAGCACAGGTAAGCACTGTGGCACATTCACAGGATGTCCTGATACCATTGCTGAGCAACAGTGAATTAGTTTTGTTGTCATTGACCTGCTCCATCCTCATCTCCTACAGGTCAgtgtcagagctgctgctcaacTCCAAATTTGATGTGAACTACGCCTTTGGACGTGTAAAGAGAAGTCTGTTGCACATCGCTGCCAAGTAAGATATTGTTTACTCGGTTCTTAATCACAACTTAGCTCACCACTCAATTCTTgaacatctgtattttaagtaTATCTCAGTGAGTAGTATCCTTGTCTCTATAAGCATGTGAGGACATGGGGGGCCTCATTTTAGAGCTAGACTTGCTTATACTAGCTTATTGCAGATATAACAGTATCGATGTATAGGTAGAAATTATAGAACAGAAAAGccaaaagaaatatgaatacatttagtGTTTTACCAGTTGCATAGTTTGTCCACCAGAGACATTTTTGACAGCTTTTCATCAAACTACAGTTAATGGGAATATTACTTGACAGGATATCTCCAGATAATTAAACTAGACAGTAAGGACAACAATTTAATGAAGATGTACATCTTCATATAAGTTGAAATCGACAGTTAAATGTCCCATTAATTTGtctgtttaaagtttaaagaccGATTTTTGTCAGTCATGTGTTATATCTTTATTATACTGATGACATTAATATTGCAATAGTTTTTGATATTGTTATATGTCCATGCCTAGATAGCAATTTGGAGCTGATCAAGATAAGATTGAGCTGACAccgggagtaaggtgccttgctcaggggcacttagacagtggggtggggtaggcactttgtcagtgtggaacagatccaggcggtgtccaggtgttgtccgtccaggtatgttgtttttgttgtcactccatggattcgaaccagagaccaccgtcggattttctgcccacagtccaactttctgccactagtccaccgcctctccctcaGTTAAGGGTCAAGATTAAGTTACACAAAAGTAACATCTGAAAAACACCTTTTCTAAGATACCTTGTCATCTTCTTAAAAACTAAGCttaagttaataaataaaaaattctgaTCATTTGCTTGGATAATGACATATCACTGCTGCTTCATTCTGatgtcatcatgacatcattatagcgatatagaagTTAACATTGCTTGATTGGGGTATACAGCACACATGCATTGCCCCTTTGATGCTTTTCATTAATCACTGAAACGTCCCCCCTACTGAAAATAGTTATGTACTGAATaggtttttctttgtgtatttattttattaccagAGATTAATATTCGTATCAGCCTTACGAATCCAGTAACTGTTTGTACCAAAAATATTGCTTTGAGCATCCTTAATGACAACATGTCTCACACATAACTGCATTTTCAAAAgaatttgtattgtattgtagaATTGTTTCTTCGTATATCAgggtttatataaaaaacaaataaaaaaaacacctgatcATTCAGCGATTCATATCGGCCACACTTCCATGGTCGTCAGAAATAACTTATCTGAAGAGTTAAGTTTATCCAAATTGTGACAAAGTGGATATTTATAATTTAGATCTCTATGTTTTCTGTAATTTATCTGACGCTCAATGAGAGTGCAAatgaaaatgctgtttattgTATTATGACAACATTGACCTATCGCACATTGAgcagactgtgtgtttgtgtctgtaggaAGACTAAGTTGttgtgtgttctctctgtcCAGCTGTGGGTCAGTGGAGTGTCTGATTCTGCTGCTAAAGAGAGGAGCCAACCCAAACTACCAGGACATCTCCGGCTGTACCCCTCTGCATCTCGCTGCCAGGAATGGGTATGAGCCTCATGCTGCTTTTCTTATCTGTTTACATGTTGCTGTTCTGCTCAGTTTGGATTCGAGTTTGAGTTTGTTCATTGCTACAGATCACAAATCCGTACTGTCCTTTTTGGTTGTGAACAAATACATTGAATCATTACCTTTCCAATAAATCTTTTGGGAAATTTGTATGATGAACTATTTTCCAACCactattatttacaaaatattgTTAAGCAATGTAGCCACTGAGTCAAAAAACGTTTTTGTCTTCAAAAGGTCCCATAGTGATTGTTCCAGTGATAGAATTCAGACCATAAACACCTAGATAGTTGCACATTTCATTCATCACGCCTGAAGTAAAGTAATGGACGCTACATTAAAGTGTCACATTAAATTCGTCAATTTTTCTCAAATGAGTTTGTCATTATGTGTTTAAATGTCTACATCTCACACACAGTTCTTTCAATATTGATGTAAACCTTATTACATTAACTAGTATCCatcattttatttctgattGAATGTGCAACTGTTCAGCTCCTTATGGTCTAAGattgtttctcctctctcctgtatCACATACACTGTAGTATAGAGTATAGCAGCTATTACTGGGTTagactaataaaacattttcagactAAACATAAAATTGTATCCATCTACAAGACaatatgtcattttttattgcatttttgcTGCTTAATTCTGCTGTCACTTTGCTCAAGGGCTCTGTTGTCTTACAcactcctcagcagcagctggttggCTCGTTTGAGAGCTACTGTGGCCTAAgattttgctgctgctgttgcattTTCTTGCTTGTGTTCTTTATGTCCCCCAAATACTCAGTCACAGTGGACAGCAGTAGAGGAAGCTGCACCATGTATGATTCAAAAGTCGTTATGGACGTGACAGTGGACACTGAAGCTGCGAGTGTTGCAGACACAAATGGTGCAGCCCTGCGTCAATTTGTCTGGTGCAACTGGCCTTAGTTCCCATCATGCTTCTCTGTTTTCGTCACGTTTCTTTTTGTGGCCCTGTAAAGATCACAGCCTGCTCTgggaaaaataacaattatagAAGTTCAGTGAGTCGACTGACAAAATGTGAGTCGATTCAGGGTCTTCATGACTAATGCATTGAATCATGGACTGTTCGTGGGCAGCACTAGTGTGTGATGACACTGTTACTAAACACTTTTCCTCCACTGTTCCCTCAGACAGAAGAAGTGCATGGGAAAACTATTGGAATTTAATGCTGATGTCAACATCTGCAACAATGAGGGACTAACTGCTGTGAGTGGACGATAATTCTCTGGCTGTGGCTCATGTTGTGATGAATATCTTAAAACCGCTGTTTTCATTGTTGCTTATGAAACAACTGTGATGTTCTAACTTTGTGACTGGTGGTTAATGAACTCCTGCTCCAGATCCACTGGCTGGCAGTGAACGGGCGGACAGAGCTCCTTCATGACCTGGTTCAGCATGTGACCAATGTGGATGTGGAGGATGCCATGGGACAGACAGCACTACATGTAGCCTGTCAGAATGGACACAAAACAGTGagaaaatacatacaaatattaaatataaagcaTTCAAAaatttttatgtttgtataaaTTTAGCCCTGATAATTATACCATAGGACTCAAAGCCTGGCAATGGTTTTTGTGTCAGGGACTATTTGTTAGAGTTTCAGGACTTTGCAGCATAAAGTTTATGGTCATTAAACAGTTTGAAGGCAGCAAATGTTTAGTTTTAGTGAAAATAATGGTCAGCTTGTCTGTGTTGCATTTCCTTTTATCCATATTTCCCCATGAGCCTTGACATTATCCTCAGCCGCTCTGTGACCATGTACTTTGCTGTAGCTGGTTATTTCTGGCTGTTGACAAAATGAAACTTGGCCATGAATGTAGCTGTGTTTGTGCCTAGATCGCTACAGAACCTAAGGTGGTAAAACTGACCAAGGCAGTGCATTTAACAAAGGATTTGAACGTGATACTTCTATCACATGTGACATATTTTGTATTCAGGAATAACTCATCGACAATGCCAAGCAAGCACATCCTCGTTAAGTTACTGCAGCTGCaccaaataaacacagacaaaatgatgCAGCCTGTCATTAGCTAGCCACAGCAGAGGGTGCACCCAGTTTCTTAGCGAGTGCATGTTGTCGCTGTCAGAGCTCGGCCTTATTTCACTCATAGTAGTAAATCTTAAcaatattgtaaatattatCGTTTCAAGTTGTGGATTGTTTATCTTCTTGTTATTCAGAATGTCAGTGAAACATGACAGTATTATAGTAAGtt
The DNA window shown above is from Platichthys flesus chromosome 11, fPlaFle2.1, whole genome shotgun sequence and carries:
- the bves gene encoding blood vessel epicardial substance gives rise to the protein MSSPSDQPLLSFTGLPPFPSPTPGFALVPNATSCEEWEQTHHLLFHLGNLSLLLGLVIPTTMGLHMILLRLLLMTGCGFYIAWAALYRCNLDVMVWNVVFLVVNFMHLFYLLYKRRPIKIDRELRSVYKRMFEPLHVKEALFQRLTGQFCTIQTLKKGQAYAAEDKTSVDERLSILLKGKMKVSYRNHFLHNIYTNAFIDSPEFRSTQMHKGDKFQVTIVAEENCKFLCWSRERLTYFLESDTFLSEVFRYLIGKDITNKLYSLNDPTLSDKALKKMDRQPSLCSQLSMMQMRNSMASASDTDDVLNQILRGGSAGSSVQKSPGTKASKMNPIEEAMEDDVFKESATSDSQRMPSTSTEEV